Proteins co-encoded in one Arachis hypogaea cultivar Tifrunner chromosome 13, arahy.Tifrunner.gnm2.J5K5, whole genome shotgun sequence genomic window:
- the LOC112736328 gene encoding protein-L-isoaspartate O-methyltransferase 1 isoform X1 — MNTTPSPSASVSASAPYNFLFSSCPASRALSLTATATLFPSHSSPPSSVSLTTSFSFLQNPNFITGNSLFHSMQCPLRKGRRKKREKEDNETRFCSGSSMSRNKAMVESLQRYGVIRSNKVAEVMESIDRALFVPNGAGAYIDSPMSIGYNATISAPHMHAMCLQLLEKNLQPGMHALDIGSGTGYLTACFGMMVRPEGRAVGVEHIPELVSSSIENIQKSAAAQLLKDGSLSVHAADGRKGWPEFAPYDAIHVGAAAPEIPQALIDQLKPGGRMVIPVGNMFQDLKVVDKKSDGSISVHTETSVRYVPLTSREAQLRGY, encoded by the exons ATGAATACTACTCCTTCTCCTTCTGCTTCTGTCTCTGCCTCTGCGCCCTATaatttcctcttctcttcttgcCCTGCTTCACGCGCTCTCTCTCTAACCGCAACAGCGACActcttcccttctcattcttcgcCTCCCTCCTCTGTTTCCCTCACCACCTCCTTCTCCTTCCTCCAAAACCCTAATTTCATTACGGGAAACTCTCTCTTCCATTCCATGCAG TGTCCTCTTAGGAaggggagaagaaagaaaagagaaaaagaagataaTGAAACA AGATTCTGCTCTGGCAGCAGCATGAGTAGGAACAAAGCAATGGTGGAAAGTTTGCAGCGTTATGGAGTGATAAGATCAAATAAGGTAGCTGAAGTAATGGAGAGCATTGATAGAGCATTGTTTGTTCCCAACGGGGCTGGAGCTTATATCGACAGCCCCATGTCGATAGGGTACAACGCAACTATATCTGCGCCGCATATGCATGCGATGTGCCTTCAGTTACTGGAGAAGAATTTGCAGCCTGGAATGCATGCTCTCGACATTGGCTCCG GAACAGGGTATTTGACAGCGTGCTTCGGCATGATGGTTAGACCGGAAGGTCGTGCTGTTGGTGTGGAGCATATTCCTGAATTGGTTTCTTCTTCAATAGAGAATATTCAGAAAAGTGCTGCCGCCCAATTATTGAAAGATGGCTCCCTTTCAGTTCATGCTGCTG ATGGAAGAAAAGGTTGGCCGGAGTTTGCCCCTTATGATGCCATTCATGTTGGGGCAGCAGCACCTGAAATTCCGCAAGCACTTATTGATCAGTTAAAGCCTGGAGGAAGAATGGTGATCCCAGTTGGAAACATGTTTCAAGATTTGAAGGTGGTGGACAAGAAATCTGATGGCTCTATTAGTGTCCACACCGAGACCTCCGTTCGTTATGTCCCCCTCACCAGTCGAGAAGCTCAACTTCGCGGTTACTGA
- the LOC112736328 gene encoding protein-L-isoaspartate O-methyltransferase 1 isoform X2: MNTTPSPSASVSASAPYNFLFSSCPASRALSLTATATLFPSHSSPPSSVSLTTSFSFLQNPNFITGNSLFHSMQRFCSGSSMSRNKAMVESLQRYGVIRSNKVAEVMESIDRALFVPNGAGAYIDSPMSIGYNATISAPHMHAMCLQLLEKNLQPGMHALDIGSGTGYLTACFGMMVRPEGRAVGVEHIPELVSSSIENIQKSAAAQLLKDGSLSVHAADGRKGWPEFAPYDAIHVGAAAPEIPQALIDQLKPGGRMVIPVGNMFQDLKVVDKKSDGSISVHTETSVRYVPLTSREAQLRGY, encoded by the exons ATGAATACTACTCCTTCTCCTTCTGCTTCTGTCTCTGCCTCTGCGCCCTATaatttcctcttctcttcttgcCCTGCTTCACGCGCTCTCTCTCTAACCGCAACAGCGACActcttcccttctcattcttcgcCTCCCTCCTCTGTTTCCCTCACCACCTCCTTCTCCTTCCTCCAAAACCCTAATTTCATTACGGGAAACTCTCTCTTCCATTCCATGCAG AGATTCTGCTCTGGCAGCAGCATGAGTAGGAACAAAGCAATGGTGGAAAGTTTGCAGCGTTATGGAGTGATAAGATCAAATAAGGTAGCTGAAGTAATGGAGAGCATTGATAGAGCATTGTTTGTTCCCAACGGGGCTGGAGCTTATATCGACAGCCCCATGTCGATAGGGTACAACGCAACTATATCTGCGCCGCATATGCATGCGATGTGCCTTCAGTTACTGGAGAAGAATTTGCAGCCTGGAATGCATGCTCTCGACATTGGCTCCG GAACAGGGTATTTGACAGCGTGCTTCGGCATGATGGTTAGACCGGAAGGTCGTGCTGTTGGTGTGGAGCATATTCCTGAATTGGTTTCTTCTTCAATAGAGAATATTCAGAAAAGTGCTGCCGCCCAATTATTGAAAGATGGCTCCCTTTCAGTTCATGCTGCTG ATGGAAGAAAAGGTTGGCCGGAGTTTGCCCCTTATGATGCCATTCATGTTGGGGCAGCAGCACCTGAAATTCCGCAAGCACTTATTGATCAGTTAAAGCCTGGAGGAAGAATGGTGATCCCAGTTGGAAACATGTTTCAAGATTTGAAGGTGGTGGACAAGAAATCTGATGGCTCTATTAGTGTCCACACCGAGACCTCCGTTCGTTATGTCCCCCTCACCAGTCGAGAAGCTCAACTTCGCGGTTACTGA
- the LOC112736328 gene encoding protein-L-isoaspartate O-methyltransferase 1 isoform X3 encodes MKQYNSLLYFLNHGLWLLLLLCHIQILHNKRFCSGSSMSRNKAMVESLQRYGVIRSNKVAEVMESIDRALFVPNGAGAYIDSPMSIGYNATISAPHMHAMCLQLLEKNLQPGMHALDIGSGTGYLTACFGMMVRPEGRAVGVEHIPELVSSSIENIQKSAAAQLLKDGSLSVHAADGRKGWPEFAPYDAIHVGAAAPEIPQALIDQLKPGGRMVIPVGNMFQDLKVVDKKSDGSISVHTETSVRYVPLTSREAQLRGY; translated from the exons aTGAAACAGTATAATTCCTTACTTTACTTCCTTAATCATGGCTTATGGTTATTACTATTACTATGCCATATTCAAATCCTTCACAACAAG AGATTCTGCTCTGGCAGCAGCATGAGTAGGAACAAAGCAATGGTGGAAAGTTTGCAGCGTTATGGAGTGATAAGATCAAATAAGGTAGCTGAAGTAATGGAGAGCATTGATAGAGCATTGTTTGTTCCCAACGGGGCTGGAGCTTATATCGACAGCCCCATGTCGATAGGGTACAACGCAACTATATCTGCGCCGCATATGCATGCGATGTGCCTTCAGTTACTGGAGAAGAATTTGCAGCCTGGAATGCATGCTCTCGACATTGGCTCCG GAACAGGGTATTTGACAGCGTGCTTCGGCATGATGGTTAGACCGGAAGGTCGTGCTGTTGGTGTGGAGCATATTCCTGAATTGGTTTCTTCTTCAATAGAGAATATTCAGAAAAGTGCTGCCGCCCAATTATTGAAAGATGGCTCCCTTTCAGTTCATGCTGCTG ATGGAAGAAAAGGTTGGCCGGAGTTTGCCCCTTATGATGCCATTCATGTTGGGGCAGCAGCACCTGAAATTCCGCAAGCACTTATTGATCAGTTAAAGCCTGGAGGAAGAATGGTGATCCCAGTTGGAAACATGTTTCAAGATTTGAAGGTGGTGGACAAGAAATCTGATGGCTCTATTAGTGTCCACACCGAGACCTCCGTTCGTTATGTCCCCCTCACCAGTCGAGAAGCTCAACTTCGCGGTTACTGA